In a single window of the Fusarium falciforme chromosome 3, complete sequence genome:
- a CDS encoding BZIP domain-containing protein, with translation MASAGTGGSLPPNFLLTPQQQNLLFAALNSNKQQISATPANNALSLSPTSFHNSAAQPKGATNTAYQESPFLDNYDYDFGDSSFDFSFATDDQPSMIGDIPSAAGAATSKSDSTENEGTEKRSHPDDEDEETSPGKDPKRRESTEKVPKKPGRKPLTSEPSSKRKAQNRAAQRAFRERKEKHLKDLETKVEELEKASQAANHENGLLRAQVERMTSELNQYKQKVSLMTNSKALPREKVPFGNAAVSNLGDVNFQFEFPKFGMLPGPPVNKPQRSGSSPTSPLQKAYPSPSGLSNDSRSPQSQFKDDLAKFSGVFSPSMSSSATNPSRASVDSAGYSANGATSSPSASSHSNTGPSSSCGTSPEPFTQSPMGFKPVDTMTTIGEEQSSHAPTDHFSNVDLSSTNFDWLAQQNGGQFDPQLFGDYREPQDNVLSNPSFDDFFNDALDTDFFVPYNMAPTSPASKLNAQPKKAPNLIDQIDAQQNSIDDEPLKKQNMNCNQLWEKLQACPKAQNGEFDLDGLCSELTKKAKCSGTGPVVAETDFDTILKKYMGKDVSSSCVAHTLGVEIEADKAKADKHLGLSA, from the exons ATGGCTTCTGCTGGCACTGGTGGCTCTTTGCCACCCAACTTCCTCTTGACCCCGCAACAGCAGAACCTGCTCTTCGCTGctctcaactccaacaaGCAGCAGATCTCTGCGACTCCTGCGAACAACGCCCTGTCACTTTCCCCGACTTCGTTTCACAACTCGGCCGCTCAGCCCAAGGGTGCTACGAACACGGCATATCAGGAGAGCCCCTTCCTTGATAACTACGACTACGACTTTGGCGATTCCAGCTTCGACTTCTCCTTTGCTACCGATGATCAGCCCTCCATGATTGGAGATATTCCTTCCGCTGCCGGCGCCGCAACCTCCAAGTCCGACTCTACAGAGAATGAGGGTACTGAAAAGCGAAGCCAccccgatgatgaggacgaggagaccAGCCCTGGAAAAGACCCTAAGCGCCGCGAGAGCACCGAAAAGGTGCCCAAGAAGCCTGGCCGCAAGCCTCTCACATCTGAGCCCAGCTCG AAGCGCAAGGCCCAGAACCGAGCCGCCCAACGAGCCTTCAGAGAGCGCAAGGAAAAGCATCTCAAGGATCTCGAGACCAAGGTTGAAGAGTTGGAAAAGGCTTCCCAGGCCGCGAACCACGAGAATGGTTTGCTTCGCGCTCAGGTTGAGCGCATGACATCCGAACTCAACCAGTATAAGCAGAAGGTGTCCTTGATGACAAATAGCAAGGCCCTTCCCAGAGAAAAGGTTCCCTTTGGCAACGCAGCAGTCAGCAACCTCGGCGACGTCAACTTTCAATTCGAGTTCCCCAAGTTCGGCATGCTCCCCGGACCTCCCGTCAACAAGCCGCAGAGATCTGGCTCATCGCCCACAAGCCCACTCCAAAAGGCCTACCCAAGCCCATCAGGCCTCTCCAACGACTCCAGATCACCACAGTCTCAGTTCAAGGATGACTTGGCCAAGTTCTCCGGTGTCTTTAGTCCTTCCATGTCGAGCTCTGCTACGAACCCTTCGCGCGCAAGTGTTGACTCTGCAGGCTACAGTGCCAATGGTGCCACAAGCTCACCATCTGCGTCGTCGCACTCCAACACTGGCCCTAGCTCTTCTTGCGGGACGTCTCCCGAACCCTTTACACAATCACCAATGGGCTTCAAGCCTGTTGATACCATGACGACCATTGGCGAGGAGCAGTCTTCGCATGCTCCGACAGACCACTTCTCGAATGTCGACTTGAGCAGCACCAACTTCGACTGGCTTGCCCAGCAAAATGGCGGCCAGTTTGATCCACAGCTCTTTGGTGATTACCGTGAGCCTCAGGATAATGTTCTGTCAAACCCCTCGTTTGACGACTTCTTCAACGACGCCCTCGACACCGACTTTTTCGTTCCATACAACATGGCGCCCACTAGCCCTGCCTCCAAGCTCAACGCCCAGCCCAAGAAGGCTCCAAACCTCATTGACCAGATTGATGCCCAGCAGAACTCTATTGATGATGAGCCTCTGAAGAAGCAAAATATGAATTGCAATCAGCTCTG GGAGAAACTTCAAGCTTGCCCCAAGGCCCAGAACGGCGAGTTTGACCTGGACGGCCTTTGCTCCGAGCtcaccaagaaggccaagtgcTCCGGTACTGGCCCTGTGGTGGCGGAGACGGACTTTGACACCATCCTCAAGAAGTACATGGGCAAGGATGTGTCGAGCAGCTGTGTCGCCCACACGCTGGGTGTCGAGATTGaagccgacaaggccaaAGCCGACAAGCATCTCGGTCTGTCGGCGTGA